DNA from Hwangdonia lutea:
GTATTTGCTCTGGTAATTTGGCAATAACCCGTGGTATTAAAATCTCAACAATATCCTTTCTTATTTTGGCAAGCATCGCTTCATCTTCATCAAAATCGTCGTGCTGCGTCGATACAACAATGGCATCAATGCGTTGTGGGATATTATCATCGCTGTACTCGATGGTAACCTGACTTTTGGAATCGGGTCTTAAATACGTAATGTCTTTATTTTCTCTGCGCAGTTCAGCAAGTTCTTTTAAAATTCGGTGCGATAAATCTAAAGCCAATGGCATAAAGTTTTCAGTTTCGCGCGTGGCATAACCAAACATCATACCTTGGTCGCCGGCACCTTGCTCTTCTTTTTTCGCTCTTTCAACACCACGGTTTATATCATCAGATTGCTCGTGAATTGCCGATAAAACACCACACGAATTGCCATCAAACATATACTCGCCTTTGGTATATCCAATTTTATTGATGGTCTCTCTCGCTATTTTTTGAACATCTAAATAGGTGGACGATTTTACCTCGCCAGCTAAAACAACTTGCCCCGTGGTTACTAGGGTTTCGCAAGCTACTTTCGAGTCTTTATCAAACGCTATAAAGTTGTCAATTAAAGCATCACTAATTTGGTCTGCTACCTTATCCGGGTGTCCTTCAGAAACACTTTCCGAAGTAAATAAATAAGCCATATTTTAAATTTTATTACAGATTTGACGATAGCGTCGAAGGAAGTTTACACTGCCTTTAGCATTTTTACTTGTGCCTAACCCATTTGCCTAAAATTAATTCAGGATTTTTTACTTATTATTTGTAAAACTTGGTCAACACAAAGAGGTTGCAATCAGTCAAATCTTTCCTCTGTTATTTGTGATGGCAAAAGTAAAAAAATAAAAGAATATGCGAGCCCATTTTTCTTTTTTTAAGAAAAAGAATTGTCATGTAAATATTATTTACAATATTTGTAGCAACAAATGAAAAAGCAAATTTTAAATATCGTTTCAATTATTATCATTGTGATTATTTCACAACGCTAGGGAATGGTATATTAAAACTTAAAATAATTTTAAAAGCCTTCCCAAATCGGAAGGCTTTTTTTATTGGCATGAGTTAGGTTTTTCTATGTGAAATTAATGAAAAACCGCCCTTAAAATTGCGAATAATTTAATCCGAAAAAACACGAAATTTTTCACCGAAAAAAAAACAAACATTGGACATCATAAAAAAACGAGGTTACATCGCTGAAAATCAAATATTTAAACTAATTTTAAGCAACGTGGATTTAACCTAAAAATACAGCAAAAAACAGATTTAAAATTGTAATAATTTAATTTCGTAGCCATTTTAGGAATTTTGTTGAATTTTTAAACAAAATCTTAAATCGCAAGAAGATTTATATTGAAAATAAAGTAAAGCAAAAAATTTTGCAAAAAATATGAATAAACTTAATAAACATAGTAGGAGATTAACACAGGATGAATCTCAACCAGCATCACAAGCCATGTTGTATGCCGTGGGTTTATCTGATGAAGATATGCAAAAAGCCCAAGTGGGGATTGCAAGTACGGGGTACGATGGTAACCCGTGCAACATGCACTTAAACAATTTAGCTGCCGAGGTTAAAATTGAAAGCAAAATAGCCAATATGGTTGGTTTGGTCTTTAACACCATTGGTGTGAGTGATGGTATTTCAATGGGGACTTCGGGGATGAATTATTCGTTAGCGTCCAGGGATATTATTGCAGATTCTATTGAAACGGTAATGAATGCACAAAGTTACGATGCGTTGGTTTCTGTGGTGGGTTGCGATAAAAATATGCCCGGAGCCGTTATTGCGATGCTGCGTTTAAATCGCCCATCGATAATGATGTATGGCGGTACAATCGCTTCTGGAAGTTACAAAGGAAGAAAACTAAACATCGTTTCGGCTTTTGAGGCTTTGGGACAAAAAGTGGCTGGCGAAATAGGTGAAGAAGAATACAGGGATATTATTAAAAGAGCCATTCCGGGCGCAGGTGCCTGTGGCGGGATGTACACCGCAAATACCATGGCTTCGGCTATTGAATGTATGGGCTTTTCGCTGCCT
Protein-coding regions in this window:
- the metK gene encoding methionine adenosyltransferase; translated protein: MAYLFTSESVSEGHPDKVADQISDALIDNFIAFDKDSKVACETLVTTGQVVLAGEVKSSTYLDVQKIARETINKIGYTKGEYMFDGNSCGVLSAIHEQSDDINRGVERAKKEEQGAGDQGMMFGYATRETENFMPLALDLSHRILKELAELRRENKDITYLRPDSKSQVTIEYSDDNIPQRIDAIVVSTQHDDFDEDEAMLAKIRKDIVEILIPRVIAKLPEQIQGLFNDAITYHINPTGKFVIGGPHGDTGLTGRKIVVDTYGGKGAHGGGAFSGKDPSKVDRSAAYATRHIAKNLVAAGVADEILVQVSYAIGVVEPMGVFIDTFGTCPFNMTDGEIAEKVSKLFDLRPFAIEERLKLRAPMYSETAAYGHMGRKNETVTKTFTQPNGETITLDVELFTWEKLDYVDKVKDAFGL